A part of Synchiropus splendidus isolate RoL2022-P1 chromosome 19, RoL_Sspl_1.0, whole genome shotgun sequence genomic DNA contains:
- the ak7b gene encoding adenylate kinase 7 isoform X6, producing the protein MLSSIMSPSIPNNWKKPLGLLEDDEDLPFTDANFRTRRAHPNFRKHIDLEKKVVKLGKTNKTMFPTYVVVSGLQYGMGEQIFHIFFKMSWLGLESEIPVYGDGSNFVPTIHVNALASIIHNLIDCPPQPYYLIAVDTANNNMEEIVKAVASVLGPGKITQRPFEDIYLDQDLSMMEIDSLRVNLHMEAVCLREWFTSVQWVCESGLVENMEFVVEEYRQTRGLLPIRLCVIGPPAVGKTTVSKKICEHYRLHHITVTETISEALAQLEDATQNEDSDEESEDAAMEERKLLKEDMAQNGGYLSEHLLVKLMKNKLLSNPCKNQGFVLDGFPMTFPQARETFFAEDHESEDEATHIFSPSKNIMPEFVLYLEASDTFLRDRVINLSEKLAQEHNYQEECFLQSLAKYRQKNMEDETVVNYFDELEIPTQYLTISCETDDRFLIQKIFDTVGVPRNYGRGTQEVQVQERRQCADRMRREHQQREDEEMKEIEEARQRTARWEKWTAALREVKDQEEELLEAHSVPLRNYLMKHVMPPLTVGLIECCSNQPQDPVDFLAEYLIKNNPVTY; encoded by the exons ATGTTATCATCTATAATGTCACCCAGCATCCCAAACAATTGGAAGAAGCCTCTTGGGCTCTTGGAG GATGATGAGGACCTTCCTTTCACAGATGCAAATTTTAGGACAAGAAGAGCACATCCGAACTTCAGAAAACATATTGACCTTGAGAAGAAGGTTGTGAAACTGGGCAAAACT AACAAAACCATGTTCCCAACATATGTTGTGGTGTCTGGTCTTCAATATGGGATGGGAGAGCAGATCTTCCATATCTTCTTCAAG ATGTCTTGGTTGGGACTGGAAAGTGAAATTCCTGTCTACGGCGATGGCAGCAACTTCGTCCCCACGATCCATGTCAACGCTCTGGCCAG catCATCCATAACCTGATTGATTGTCCACCTCAACCGTATTACCTGATCGCTGTGGACACGGCAAACAACAACATGGAAGAGATTGTGAAG GCGGTTGCATCTGTACTTGGACCTGGGAAGATTACTCAGAGGCCATTTGAGGACATTTACCTGGACCAAGACTTGAGT ATGATGGAAATTGACTCTCTTCGCGTCAATCTTCATATGGAGGCGGTTTGTCTCAGGGAATGGTTCACCAGTGTTCAATGGGTGTGTGAGTCTGGTCTGGTGGAGAACATGGAGTTCGTGGTTGAGGAGTATCGCCAGACCCGAGGATTGTTG CCCATCCGCCTGTGTGTCATCGGACCTCCTGCCGTAGGAAAGACCACTGTCTCCAAAAAGATCTGTGAGCACTACAGATTGCATCACATCACTGTGACGGAAACCATCTCAGAAGCTCTAGCACAACTG GAGGACGCCACGCAGAATGAAGACTCCGACGAAGAGAGTGAGGATGCTGCTATGGAAGAGAGGAAGCTGCTCAAGGAAGATATGGCACAGAATGGAG GCTATTTGAGTGAGCATCTTTTAGTTAAACTGATGAAGAACAAGCTGCTCTCCAATCCGTGCAAAAATCAGGGCTTTGTCCTCGATGGCTTCCCAATGACGTTCCCACAAGCCCGCGAGACTTTCTTTG CTGAGGACCATGAGTCAGAAGATGAAGCGACTCATATTTTCTCGCCCAGCAAAAATATAATGCCAG AATTCGTGTTGTACTTGGAGGCCTCCGACACATTTCTGAGGGATCGAGTGATAAACCTTTCAGAGAAACTGGCACAAGAACACAACTACCAGGAAGAGTGCTTTCTCCAGAGCCTTGCCAAATACAGGCAGAAGAACATGGAAGACGAGACCGTTGTCAATTACTTCGATGAGTTGGAAATCCCCACTCAATACTTAA CAATTAGCTGTGAAACTGACGACCGCTTCCTCATCCAGAAGATCTTCGATACGGTGGGAGTTCCCAGAAATTATGGGCGGGGCACACAGGAAGTGCAGGTGCAGGAGAGGAGGCAATGTGCAGACCGGATGAGGAGAGAGCACCAGCAGAGAGAAGACGAAGAGATGAAGGAGATTGAAGAGGCCAGGCAGAGGACTGCACGGTGGGAGAAGTGG ACTGCAGCTTTAAGAGAGGTGaaggaccaggaggaggagctgctggaggcccACTCCGTCCCTCTGAGGAACTACTTGATGAAGCATGTGATGCCACCGCTCACTGTGGGACTGATAGAATGTTGTTCCAATCAACCACAGGATCCTGTGGACTTTCTg